The Vibrio tubiashii DNA window GGATGACCGCATCGGTCGATATCATTACCGGTAAGCGCACTATTTTAGAATATCTGCTTAAGCCAATTCTTAGCGCGCAGAACAATGCTCTAAAGGAATAGACTGCATGATCAATAAAGAGTCAGAGAAAACAATTTGAAAGTTCGCATGTTTGCCAACGGCCTGATTGCTTTTGCTGTACTGCTGTTAGCCACAACCACATCGTTTGCTCTTAACACCCAAGAGCAACGTTGGGTCGATGCTGTGCGAAAAACCTACGGCGATCGCGCCGGCCGCCGTGTCGAAACGTGGCGCAAGGAGATGGCGCAGTATAAATCGATCCCTGAACGGGATAAGCTGACCAAGGTAAATAACTTCTTCAATCAACTCAATTTCGTCAACGATATTCACCTATGGGGCAAAAACGATTACTGGGCGACGCCTTTGGAGTTCCTTGGCAGTAATGCAGGGGACTGTGAAGACTTCACCATCGCCAAGTATTTTTCCCTTCTTGAACTAGGTGTATCAGATAAAAAACTCCGCTTGGTGTATGTTAAAGCCATTGAATTAAATCAATTTCATATGGTTTTGGCCTATTACTCCAAGCCAAGTGCAGAACCGATTCTGCTCGACAACATCAACCCACAAATTAAACGTGCATCTAAACGCCGAGATTTACTACCTATCTACAGTTTTAACGGTAAGAATCTATGGCTGATGAAGTCGAAACAGGGACAACTTGCAGGGAAGTCTTCAAGGCTCAGCCTATGGAATGACCTCCGTGCGCGCGAGAAATCGCTCAAGCTAAATAAACCAGTAGTCAATTATGATGAGTAGGCAATATGACTTTATATAAACAACTTGTCGCAGGTATGATTGCGGTCATTTTGATGCTGTTAATCTCGGTGTTTATCATCGAATTTAACACCACTCGAAGTAACCTCATTCAACAGCAGCGCTCTGAGGTGAATAACACCATCAATACGGTCGGTCTCGCATTGGCCCCGTATCTAGAAAACAAGGACCAAGTTGCCGTGGAATCGGTCATCAATGCCTTGTTTGATGGCAGTAGCTATTCAGTGGTGCGTTTGATCTTCTTAGATACCGGAGACGAGATCCTACGCTCGTATCCAGTCAAGCCAAACAATGTGCCAAAATGGTTCACTCGCCTCAACCTGTTTGAAAAGATCCACGACCGACGCGTCGTGACGAGCGGATGGATGCAATTAGCCGAAGTCGAGATTGTCAGCCACCCTGGGGATGCCTACACCCAGCTATGGCTTGCATTTGAACGCTTAGTGATTGCTTTTTGTATTATCATGCTGCTTGGTTTGTTCTCTATCTCTTTCATCCTAAGACGCGCGCTTCGTCCTTTGCAGCTTATCGTAAACAAAATGGAGCAAGTCGCGAACAATCAGTTTGGCGAACCACTTCCACGACCGGCAACGCAAGACCTAATCTATGTTGTTGATGGCATTAACAGCATGTCCGCCCAACTTGAGAAATCCTTTAAAGCACAAGCAAAAGAAGCTCAGCAACTTCGTGAACGTGCCTACATTGATCCAGTGTCGCAACTTGGTAACCGTGCTTACTACATGAGTCAGCTTAACTCGTGGATTGGCGAAGGTGGTATTGGCGGCGTTGCAATACTCGAAGCAAGCTTCATTCGCGAACTCTATGAAGAAAAAGGTTATGAAGCGGGTGATGGTATGGTTCGAGAGCTCGCAGATCACTTGAAGGTGTCTATGTCATCGCCAGATGTCACTCTAGCGCGTATCTCTACAGAGGAATTTGGTTTTATCTTACCGAATGTCGATGATTCTGAGCTTAAGTTGATTGCCGAGAGCATTGTTACCTATGTGCAAGATATCAACGCCGATCCAACAGGAATGGCGACGGCAAACCTATCCCTAGGTGTGGTGTACAACAAGGCTTCGACAAGCTCGACAGAGCTGCTCACTATGCTTGATAACGCTTTGGCTAATGCCAAGTCGAACCCAGAACTTAACTACGGTTATGTGACTGGAGAAGACACTGACAACCTAATGGGTAAACAGCAGTGGAAAACCTTGGTGGAAGAAGCGATCAGTAATGATTGGTTTAGCTTCCGCTTTCAGGCTGCCAATAACAGTTGGGGGCAAGCTTATCATCGCGAAGTTTTCTCTGCGATTGAGAAAGATGGCGAACGCTACAGCGCAAATCAATACTTGTTTGCTCTAGAACAGCTTAATGCTAGCCACCTATTCGACGAATATGTGATTAAAGCGATTGTCGATCGACTAGAAGCAGGCGAATTTAGTGAGCCTGTTGCGATCAACATTGCGCAGAGCAGTATCTCTCAGCCAAGCTTTATCCGCTGGGTGACACAATTGCTAAACAAACATTCATCGGTTGCCTCACTGTTGCATTTTGAGATTCCTGAAAACTGCTTTATCAATTCACCACACCACACTGCCCTATTCTGTAATGCGGTACGCGGGGCAGGTGCAGATTTTGGTGTCGATAACTATGGGCGTAACTTCCAGTCTTTGGATTACATCAACGAGTTCCGTCCTGCTTATGTGAAGCTAGATTATCTCTACACTCACCACTTGGATGATGAGAAGCAGAAATTTACTCTGACCTCTATTTCGAGAACAGCGCATAACTTGGGTATCAAGACTATCGCTTCACGTGTCGAAACTCAAACTCAGTTAGATTTCTTATCTGAGCACTTTATTGAAGTCTTCCAAGGCTTCATCGTAGATAAATAATAAACAAAAGGTATAGCATGCAGGATCCGCTATTAAATTCACTTATCTACGTCAGTCGATACTACGGGTTAGCGAACTCTCCAGAGGCGCTAATTAATGGCTTGCCTCTGTCAGACGGTAAGCTGACACCCTTTCTCTTTCCACGTTCGGCAGAACGTGCGGGGTTGGTAGCAAAAGAGAACCGTTCTGCTCTCACTGAGATTTCACAGCTTGTATTACCCGTTGTGTTGATCTTAAAAAGCGGCGATGCCTGTGTTCTCAACAGCATTAATGACGACAAAACCGAAGCAGAAATCGTTACTGGCGAGTCAGGTTTAGTACCGATTTCACTCCCGATCGCCGAACTAGAGCAACTGTATATCGGTCGCTACTTCTTAGTAAAGAAACAGTTCCGCTACGATGAGCGCTCTCCGGAGGTACTTAAAACTCGTGAAGGGCACTGGTTCTGGGGTACGATTTGGCAATCGAAAAAGATCTACCGTGATGTTCTTATCGCTTCGATCTTAATCAACCTATTTGCCGTTGCTGCGCCGATGTTTACCCGCTTAGTGTATGACAAGGTTGTACCTAACTTGGCGTTTGAGACCTTGTGGGTATTAGCAAGCGGTATTTTCGTAATCTTCCTCTTCGACCTGACTCTCAAGCTGTTGCGTAGCTACTTTATTGATGTGGCGGGTAAGAAGTCAGACATACTGATTTCATCTAAGCTGTTTAGTAAAGTCATGGGGATTCGTATGGAAGCTCGCCCGGCTTCTGTCGGCGCATTTGCACGCCATCTTCAGGAATTTGAATCTATCCGCGAGTTCTTTACCTCTGCAACCATCGGCTCATTGATCGATTTGCCTTTTGCAATTCTGTTCTTAGTGCTGATTTGGTTAATGGCAGGTAACTTAGTCATCGTCCCTATCGTCGGTGTTTTGATTTTGGTGATTTACTCTGCCTTGATCCAAGGACCACTAAGACACACCATCGAAGAGGGTTCGCGTCTAGCGTCTCAGAAATACGCCAACCTTATTGAGAGTCTTTCAGGCCTTGAGACGGTCAAGCTTTTTGGCGCGCAAAGTCAGTTCCAATTCCGTTGGGAAGAAGCGGTTGCTCATATGGCGAACTGGAATATTAAGAGCCGCCGTATCACTGATGGTATCCAAAACACCGCGGGATTTGTTCAGCAAGCTTCTAACGTGGGTATGATTATTCTCGGTGTTTATCTGATTTCCGAAGGTGAACTGACCATGGGTGGACTTATCGCCGCAACAATGCTTAGTGGTCGTGCAATAGGCCCTATGGTTCAGCTCTCATTGCTTTCAACTCGCTACAACCAAGCAAAATCATCGATGACCATCATTGAACAAGTGATGTCGATGCCAGACGAACAAGAGGAAGGTAAACGCTATATTCACCGCCCAATTGTTCACGGTAAGATCGAGCTAGATAAG harbors:
- a CDS encoding transglutaminase-like cysteine peptidase; this encodes MFANGLIAFAVLLLATTTSFALNTQEQRWVDAVRKTYGDRAGRRVETWRKEMAQYKSIPERDKLTKVNNFFNQLNFVNDIHLWGKNDYWATPLEFLGSNAGDCEDFTIAKYFSLLELGVSDKKLRLVYVKAIELNQFHMVLAYYSKPSAEPILLDNINPQIKRASKRRDLLPIYSFNGKNLWLMKSKQGQLAGKSSRLSLWNDLRAREKSLKLNKPVVNYDE
- a CDS encoding bifunctional diguanylate cyclase/phosphodiesterase gives rise to the protein MTLYKQLVAGMIAVILMLLISVFIIEFNTTRSNLIQQQRSEVNNTINTVGLALAPYLENKDQVAVESVINALFDGSSYSVVRLIFLDTGDEILRSYPVKPNNVPKWFTRLNLFEKIHDRRVVTSGWMQLAEVEIVSHPGDAYTQLWLAFERLVIAFCIIMLLGLFSISFILRRALRPLQLIVNKMEQVANNQFGEPLPRPATQDLIYVVDGINSMSAQLEKSFKAQAKEAQQLRERAYIDPVSQLGNRAYYMSQLNSWIGEGGIGGVAILEASFIRELYEEKGYEAGDGMVRELADHLKVSMSSPDVTLARISTEEFGFILPNVDDSELKLIAESIVTYVQDINADPTGMATANLSLGVVYNKASTSSTELLTMLDNALANAKSNPELNYGYVTGEDTDNLMGKQQWKTLVEEAISNDWFSFRFQAANNSWGQAYHREVFSAIEKDGERYSANQYLFALEQLNASHLFDEYVIKAIVDRLEAGEFSEPVAINIAQSSISQPSFIRWVTQLLNKHSSVASLLHFEIPENCFINSPHHTALFCNAVRGAGADFGVDNYGRNFQSLDYINEFRPAYVKLDYLYTHHLDDEKQKFTLTSISRTAHNLGIKTIASRVETQTQLDFLSEHFIEVFQGFIVDK
- a CDS encoding type I secretion system permease/ATPase, with amino-acid sequence MQDPLLNSLIYVSRYYGLANSPEALINGLPLSDGKLTPFLFPRSAERAGLVAKENRSALTEISQLVLPVVLILKSGDACVLNSINDDKTEAEIVTGESGLVPISLPIAELEQLYIGRYFLVKKQFRYDERSPEVLKTREGHWFWGTIWQSKKIYRDVLIASILINLFAVAAPMFTRLVYDKVVPNLAFETLWVLASGIFVIFLFDLTLKLLRSYFIDVAGKKSDILISSKLFSKVMGIRMEARPASVGAFARHLQEFESIREFFTSATIGSLIDLPFAILFLVLIWLMAGNLVIVPIVGVLILVIYSALIQGPLRHTIEEGSRLASQKYANLIESLSGLETVKLFGAQSQFQFRWEEAVAHMANWNIKSRRITDGIQNTAGFVQQASNVGMIILGVYLISEGELTMGGLIAATMLSGRAIGPMVQLSLLSTRYNQAKSSMTIIEQVMSMPDEQEEGKRYIHRPIVHGKIELDKVTFHYPDSPIASIRDLSLTINPGEKVAIIGRIGSGKTTLERLIMGLYKPTEGHVRIDDTDIDQLHHIDIRRNIGCVPQDSQLFYGSIRDNITLGRPLADDRDVLDAANRAGVTVFTQQDPAGLERQVGEGGMLLSGGQRQAVAIARSLLGRPPVLLMDEPTSAMDNRSEMHIKQQLSQLKSSETLILITHKTSMLDVVDRVIVMEKGCVIADGPKSEVLTNLKQGKVRAVN